The Paenibacillus antri genomic interval CCGTCCCGTCCGCCGCGAAATCCGGTTCGAAATAACCCGGCACCGTCCGCCGGCCGATCCCCTCGAACGTCCGCTCGATCTCGCGCAGCTCCTCCTTCGCGAACAGTCCTTTCACGACAAGATAGCCCTCTTCCTCGAATCGGCGCACCTGCTCCTCCGTCAACGATCCCCTTCGTTCCGTCATCACACGATTCTCCTCTCGTTTCATTGGAGTGTTACAGTTGAATTTCCTTTATTTTAGAGTAGAATGACTCCTATAATGAAGTATGGAAACCGCTGAACAGTCACACGATTCTGCTGCAAGTGGGGGGATTCGGAAAATGGAGCAACGCCTAGAAGCCTACGGCGGCGAAGCCAAAGGCCTTACGATCGCCGGGCGATTCCGCGTGCCGGACACGTATGTCGTCGACCGGCCGACCGGCCGCGACGAAGACGATTGGATCGTCGCATACACCTTGGAGGGCGCCGGCTACGTCCGGACGACGGGGTTGGAGCATCGGCTCGGCCCGGGCGACATCCTGCTGCTGAATGCGTCCGTTCCCCATGCGTACGGCACCTGCGCCGGGGAGATCTGGGGCTTCGTCTGGGCCCACTTCTCTCCGGAGCGCATGGATGCGAGCTTCCTGCCGACGGAGACGGCGACCGTCGCCCCGATCGCGGACGCCTCCGCCCGCCGGCGCATCGTCCGCGCGTTCCGGCGCGTGCTGATCGACGCCAGGGATCGCGGCGACTTCTGGAACGAGCTCTGTTACGGGGCTCTGCAGGAGGTGCTCGCGATCGCCGCCCGCCAGATCGCCCGGCGCATCGACCCGCGCGTCGAGGAAGCCCGGCGGCTGCTGGCGGCGAACATGCGCGAGCCCGTTCGCATCGAGACGTTGGCGAAGGCGGTCGGCCTGTCGCCGTCGCGGCTGTCGCACCTGTTCAAGGAAACCACGGGCCAATCGATCGTCGACGCGCTGAACGCCATGCGCGTGCGGCAAGCGGCGCTGCTGCTCGAGCATACGCGCCGAGGCGCCGCGGAAATCGCCTACGAGGTCGGCTTCCAGAACTACAACCACTTCCTCGCCCAATTCCGCCGAAGATTCGGCGCCAGCCCCACCGGCTACCGTCGCGGGCTGCGGCTCGAGTAGACGCGCCCTCCCCCGCTTTTCGCCTTAGCCCTTGGCGCATTCTAAGGTCGCCTCCTTTCTGTCGCCGGCTCCTTTCCAAGCTGATTCCCCCTGCTCAGGTCCTCCGGGGCGGGGCACTGTTGACTGCCCCTTTCTAACGTGATGTCCTCTAGTCAGGACCAAGGGGCCCCCCCTT includes:
- a CDS encoding helix-turn-helix domain-containing protein, with translation MEQRLEAYGGEAKGLTIAGRFRVPDTYVVDRPTGRDEDDWIVAYTLEGAGYVRTTGLEHRLGPGDILLLNASVPHAYGTCAGEIWGFVWAHFSPERMDASFLPTETATVAPIADASARRRIVRAFRRVLIDARDRGDFWNELCYGALQEVLAIAARQIARRIDPRVEEARRLLAANMREPVRIETLAKAVGLSPSRLSHLFKETTGQSIVDALNAMRVRQAALLLEHTRRGAAEIAYEVGFQNYNHFLAQFRRRFGASPTGYRRGLRLE